A single window of Zea mays cultivar B73 chromosome 10, Zm-B73-REFERENCE-NAM-5.0, whole genome shotgun sequence DNA harbors:
- the LOC109942987 gene encoding uncharacterized protein, whose amino-acid sequence MCLSSAAESRSNVAVMVVLLLLLATRMWIAAFAVLECLPRKEKRRPRPFLGDPRHCHWDQPRGQRTTRDVPPSNRGLGQQISKYTCQSLSWQKQIVPVHGKTCQYCCRLMTMMCPLSKKEK is encoded by the exons GCTGCAGAATCCAGATCAAATGTGGCGGTGAtggtggtgctgctgctgctgctcgcgACACGAATGTGGATAGCAGCATTTGCCGTCCTTGAATGCCTGCCGAGAAAG GAGAAGAGGCGACCGAGGCCTTTTCTTGGTGACCCCCGTCACTGCCACTGGGACCAGCCCCGCGGACAGAGGACCACTCGTGATGTCCCTCCCAGTAACCGTGGGCTTGGGCAGCAGATCTCCAAGTATACGTGCCAGTCTTTATCTTGGCAAAAACAGATAGTACCAGTGCACGGAAAGACTTGTCAGTACTGCTGCAG GTTGATGACGATGATGTGTCCCCTCAGCAAAAAAGAAAAATGA
- the LOC100192365 gene encoding putative leucine-rich repeat protein kinase precursor, producing the protein MDAAALALSIILLAAAAATTLARGATHPADQAALEDLRKSLTNPDALGWPDDGDACAWPHVSCDRTGRVDNLDLKNAGLAGTLPPSLPSLAALRDLSLQGNSLSGALPSFRGMASLQRAFLNDNDFDAIPPDFFDGLADLLEISLANNPRLNASQGGWTLPRGLADSSLQLQALSLDNCSLTGGIPDSLARLTGLQNLTLSYNNLSGPVPAALNGSAIQRLWLNNQQGDAKLSGTLDVVATMTGLQELWLHGNDFSGPVPDAIASCKELYTVRLNNNQLLGLLPPGLAALPALRELKLDNNNLLGPVPALKAPTFTFSGNEFCAAKPGEACAPEVMALLHFLAEVQYPNRLVGTWSGNDPCAGWLGVTCVQGKVTMLNLPGYGLNGTVSQSLANVTTLSEVNLAGNNLTGRVPDSLTRLASLQKLDLSMNDLYGPLPAFSPTVDVNVTGNLSFNTTDTQPTDAQPNGESPRPRPTPGASAGAGGNTSAGGIPGSGKKASSAVLLGTTIPVAVSVVALVSVGAVFLCKRRASVPPQAASVVVHPRNSSDPDNLAKIVVATNDDGSSSGTSHSGSSSGQAGDVHVVEAGSFVIAVQVLRGATRNFAQDNVLGRGGFGVVYRGELHDGTMIAVKRMEAVAVSNKALDEFQAEIAVLTKVRHRNLVSILGYAIEGNERLLVYEYMPNGALSKHLFHWKQLQLEPLSWKKRLNIALDVARGMEYLHNLGHHRFIHRDLKSANILLGDDFRAKVADFGLMKDAPDGNYSVATRLAGTFGYLAPEYAVTGKISTKADVFSFGVVLLELITGTTAIDDSRVGEGEETRHLAYWFSQIRKDAEQLRAAIDPALDVGDGETMESIGVIAELAGHCTAREPSQRPDMGHAVNVLVPMVEKWRPVKDEAEDYLGIDLHLPLLQMVKSWQDAEAGGLTDGGGSVMSLDDSKGSIPARPAGFAESFTSADGR; encoded by the exons ATGGACGCCGCCGCCCTCGCCCTCTCCATCATcctgctcgccgccgccgccgccaccactcTCGCCCGCGGGGCCACGCACCCGGCGGACCAGGCGGCGCTGGAGGACCTTCGGAAATCGCTGACGAACCCGGACGCGCTGGGGTGGCCCGACGACGGGGACGCGTGCGCGTGGCCGCACGTCTCCTGCGACCGCACCGGCCGCGTCGACAACCTCGACCTCAAGAACGCCGGCCTGGCGGGGACGCTCCCGCCGTCGCTCCCCTCGCTCGCGGCGCTGCGCGACCTCAGCCTCCAGGGGAACAGCCTCTCTGGCGCGCTCCCGTCCTTCCGGGGCATGGCGTCCCTCCAGCGCGCCTTCCTCAACGACAACGACTTCGACGCCATCCCGCCCGACTTCTTCGACGGCCTCGCCGACCTGCTCGAGATCTCGCTCGCCAACAACCCGCGCCTCAACGCGTCCCAGGGCGGCTGGACGCTCCCGCGGGGCCTCGCCGACTCGTCGCTGCAGCTGCAGGCGCTCTCCCTCGACAACTGCAGCCTCACCGGCGGGATCCCGGACTCCCTCGCCCGCCTCACGGGCCTCCAGAACCTCACGCTCTCCTACAACAACCTCTccggccccgtccccgccgcgctCAACGGCTCCGCCATCCAGAGGCTGTGGCTCAACAACCAGCAAGGGGACGCCAAGCTCTCCGGCACCCTCGACGTCGTCGCCACCATGACCGGCCTCCAGGAGCTCTGGCTCCACGGCAACGACTTCTCCGGCCCGGTCCCCGACGCCATCGCCAGCTGCAAGGAACTCTACACCGTCAGGCTCAACAACAACCAGCTCCTCGGCCTCCTGCCGCCCGGCCTCGCCGCGCTCCCCGCGCTCCGGGAGCTCAAGCTCGACAACAACAACCTACTGGGCCCCGTCCCGGCGCTCAAGGCCCCCACTTTCACCTTCTCCGGGAACGAGTTCTGCGCCGCCAAACCCGGGGAAGCCTGCGCCCCGGAGGTCATGGCGCTGCTGCACTTCCTCGCCGAGGTGCAGTACCCGAACAGGCTGGTCGGGACCTGGTCCGGGAACGACCCCTGCGCGGGCTGGCTCGGCGTCACCTGCGTCCAGGGCAAGGTCACTATGCTCAACCTGCCGGGGTACGGCCTCAACGGCACCGTCAGCCAGAGCCTCGCCAACGTCACCACGCTCTCCGAAGTGAACCTCGCCGGGAACAACCTCACCGGCCGAGTGCCGGACAGCCTCACCAGGCTGGCCTCGCTCCAGAAGCTGGACCTGTCCATGAACGACCTGTATGGCCCGCTGCCCGCATTCAGTCCCACCGTGGATGTGAACGTCACCGGCAATCTCAGCTTCAACACAACGGATACGCAGCCAACGGATGCGCAGCCAAACGGCGAGTCCCCGCGGCCTCGTCCTACGCCTGGCGCATCTGCTGGTGCTGGGGGTAATACTAGTGCAGGGGGGATCCCTGGGAGTGGGAAGAAGGCCTCATCAGCTGTGTTGCTGGGCACAACCATTCCAGTCGCGGTGAGCGTGGTCGCACTGGTCTCCGTGGGCGCCGTGTTCTTGTGCAAGAGAAGAGCGTCGGTGCCGCCGCAGGCAGCCTCCGTGGTGGTGCATCCCCGTAATAGCTCTGATCCGGACAACCTGGCCAAGATCGTGGTGGCCACCAACGACGACGGCAGCAGCAGCGGCACGTCCCATAGCGGGAGCAGCAGCGGCCAGGCTGGCGACGTGCACGTGGTGGAGGCCGGAAGTTTCGTGATCGCGGTGCAGGTCCTCCGTGGCGCCACCAGGAACTTCGCCCAGGACAATGTGCTTGGCCGTGGGGGATTTGGGGTGGTCTACAGAGGGGAGCTGCACGACGGCACCATGATCGCGGTGAAGAGGATGGAGGCCGTGGCGGTGAGCAACAAGGCCTTGGACGAGTTCCAGGCCGAGATCGCCGTCCTGACCAAGGTCCGGCACCGCAACCTGGTGTCGATACTGGGATACGCGATCGAAGGGAACGAGAGGCTGCTGGTGTACGAGTACATGCCCAACGGGGCTCTGAGCAAGCACCTGTTCCACTGGAAACAGTTGCAGCTGGAGCCTCTCTCGTGGAAGAAGCGTCTCAACATCGCCCTGGATGTTGCCCGTGGGATGGAGTACCTGCACAACCTGGGGCACCACCGCTTCATACATAGGGATCTCAAGTCAGCGAACATTCTCCTCGGCGACGACTTCCGGGCCAAGGTGGCGGACTTCGGGCTCATGAAAGATGCGCCGGATGGGAACTACTCTGTGGCGACCAGACTTGCCGGGACGTTCGGGTACTTGGCTCCTGAGTATGCAG TTACCGGGAAGATCTCGACGAAAGCAGACGTGTTCAGCTTCGGTGTAGTGCTGCTGGAGCTGATAACAGGGACGACGGCCATCGACGACAGCCGCGTGGGCGAGGGCGAGGAGACCCGGCACCTGGCGTACTGGTTCAGCCAGATACGGAAGGACGCGGAGCAGCTGCGCGCGGCGATCGACCCGGCCCTGGACGTGGGCGACGGCGAGACAATGGAGAGCATCGGCGTGATCGCGGAGCTGGCGGGGCACTGCACGGCCCGGGAGCCGTCGCAGCGGCCGGACATGGGGCACGCGGTGAACGTGCTGGTGCCCATGGTGGAGAAGTGGAGGCCCGTGAAGGACGAGGCCGAGGACTACCTGGGCATCGACCTGCACCTGCCGCTGCTGCAGATGGTGAAGAGCTGGCAGGACGCGGAGGCCGGCGGCCTGACGGACGGCGGCGGGAGCGTCATGAGCCTGGACGACAGCAAGGGCAGCATCCCCGCCCGCCCCGCCGGCTTCGCCGAGTCCTTCACCTCGGCCGATGGCCGGTGA